A genomic window from Lotus japonicus ecotype B-129 chromosome 1, LjGifu_v1.2 includes:
- the LOC130720463 gene encoding cyclin-D4-1-like yields MAPSFDCVSSLLCADEDSTVFDDGDYAGSAAASEVPEVYDETWRRSRYHHQRSQGFGDPDELPLLSDECLAVMVEKECQFWPGADYLNKFRTRDLDFGARKEAIDWIQKVRMHFGFGPLCAYLSINFFDRFLAVYEFPKGRAWTMQLLAVACLSLAAKIEETDVPLPLDLQVAESKFLFEAKTIQRMELLVLSTLKWKMQAITPFSFIDYYLRRVDDDGSSLSSLISRSTQLILSTIRGLDFLAFKPSEIAAAVAMYVVGETQSVDTDKTISILIQHVEKERLMKCVEMIHELSSNKDSSASAPCVPQSPIGVLEAGCFSYKSDVDTNAGSSCSSDNSPSAKRRKLH; encoded by the exons ATGGCACCCAGTTTTGACTGCGTTTCTAGCCTCCTCTGTGCCGATGAGGACAGCACTGTTTTCGATGACGGCGATTATGCCGGTTCGGCGGCGGCGTCGGAGGTGCCGGAGGTGTACGATGAAACATGGCGGCGGTCTAGATACCATCATCAGAGGAGCCAGGGGTTTGGTGACCCTGATGAGTTGCCATTGCTGAGTGATGAGTGCTTGGCGGTGATGGTGGAGAAGGAATGCCAGTTCTGGCCTGGTGCTGATTACTTGAACAAGTTTCGGACTCGTGATTTGGACTTTGGGGCTCGAAAGGAAGCCATTGATTGGATTCAAAAG GTTCGGATGCATTTCGGTTTTGGTCCTCTCTGTGCATATCTATCCATAAATTTCTTTGACCGGTTCCTTGCTGTATATGAATTTCCC AAGGGAAGAGCTTGGACAATGCAATTGTTGGCTGTGGCGTGTTTGTCTCTGGCAGCCAAAATAGAAGAGACTGATGTTCCTCTGCCTCTTGATTTGCAG GTTGCTGAATCCAAGTTTTTGTTTGAGGCTAAAACAATTCAAAGAATGGAGCTTCTGGTCCTGAGCACATTGAAGTGGAAAATGCAGGCTATTACTCCATTCTCTTTTATTGATTACTACCTTCGCAGGGTCGATGATGATGGAAGTTCATTAAGTTCTTTAATTTCGCGATCCACCCAACTTATATTGAGCACTATAAGAG GGCTTGACTTCTTGGCATTCAAACCTTCAGAGATTGCAGCAGCTGTGGCAATGTATGTCGTGGGGGAAACCCAATCAGTTGACACTGACAAAACAATTTCCATCCTGATTCAACATGTAGAAAAG GAGAGGTTAATGAAGTGTGTTGAAATGATTCATGAGCTGTCATCCAACAAGGATTCAAGTGCTTCTGCACCTTGTGTGCCACAAAGCCCAATAGGTGTGTTGGAGGCTGGGTGCTTCAGCTACAAAAGTGATGTTGACACAAATGCTGGTTCTTCATGTTCTTCAGATAATAGCCCAAGTGCTAAAAGGAGGAAACTACACTAA